The genomic interval GTTTCCTTCCGGCGCGGAAGAGCGGAAGGTACAGCGGGACCGTAGCCGCCAGGACGAACAGCGTCAGCCCGACGAACACCGGCAGGGAGAACGGCGCATGCGGGATGTCGGGCGTCTTCGGCGGGAACTGGAGGTACGGCGCAATCGGCTTCCCCGCGACGCCGGCGCCCAGGAGCGGCAGCAGCAGGATCAGTGCGATGGACGAGATGACGACGGGTCGGCCCATTCCATGATTCTGCCATTCCCCGACGGCGATTGTCGCGCCGGCCTTCCATGATGCCAGTGGTGTGGTAATTGCATTGTCGGTTGATTGGGAAATCTACGAATCATGGATTTTTCCCGTTGATATGACCATGGAATTATATTAACGTTTTTCGTTAATACCAATTGACATCGGGGCCGAATGGAGATACGATTCAAATCGTCCCGCATGCAGAAAGCATGCAGCAGCGAACGGGAATCCGTTCGGGCATGGGGTGAACCAAACGCGCGAAGGCTTCGTCAGCGGCTCGCGGAGTTCGTGGCCGTTGAAACATTGGAGGAGATGAGCAGATTGCCCACGGCCCGATGCCATCCCCTCAAGGGAGACCGCACCGGACAATTCGCCGTAAATCTTGCCCAGCCGTACCGCCTTATCTTCGAGCCCTCCGAAAACCCTGTTCCGAGAAAAAGCGATGGGGGAATCGATTTAAGGAAGATCACCTCGATCAGGATTCTTTCAGTGGAGGATTATCATGGGGAGTAAAAAGGACTACGGGTATTCCCCGGATTATGCCGTCCCTCCCGGGGAAAGCCTTCTGGAGACAATACAGGCTCTCGGGATGAGCCAGGCGGAGCTTGCCGCAAGAACGGGCAGGCCCGTAAAGACCATCAGCGAAATTATCAACGGAAAAGAATCGATCACGCCGAGGACCGCGCTGCAGTTCGAACGCGTCCTTGGAGTCCCCGCATCGTTCTGGAACAACCTGGAACGAAACTACCGGGAGGCGCTCGAGCGGATCGAGGAGAGAAAGCGACTCGCTGACCAGGTGGAATGGCTGAAAAAGCTGCCGGTTCGTTCCATGGCAAAGCTCGGCTGGATCCGCCCCCGGAAGGAGAAAACCGGGCAGGTCGAGGAATTGCTGAATTTCTTCGGTGTGGCCTCCCCGGCTCAATGGGAGGAGATGTGGCGCGCGGAATCCGTGGCCTTCAGGAAATCTCCTGCATTCCAAAGCGAAAAGGGTGCCGTTGCGGCGTGGCTTCGAAAAGGGGAACTGGACGCGAAAGCCATTGATTGCGCTCCCTATGACGAAGGGAAGTTCCGCGATGCACTCGTCCAAATCCGCTTGCTGACGAGAGAACCGCTTGAAACCCTTCTTTCGGAAATAAAGCGGCTCTGCGCAGAGGCAGGGGTCGCTGTCGTTTTCGTACCGGAACTCGAAAAAACCCGTGTCA from Thermodesulfobacteriota bacterium carries:
- a CDS encoding HigA family addiction module antitoxin — its product is MGSKKDYGYSPDYAVPPGESLLETIQALGMSQAELAARTGRPVKTISEIINGKESITPRTALQFERVLGVPASFWNNLERNYREALERIEERKRLADQVEWLKKLPVRSMAKLGWIRPRKEKTGQVEELLNFFGVASPAQWEEMWRAESVAFRKSPAFQSEKGAVAAWLRKGELDAKAIDCAPYDEGKFRDALVQIRLLTREPLETLLSEIKRLCAEAGVAVVFVPELEKTRVSGATRWLSPIKALIQLSFRYKSDDHLLFTFFHEAGHILRHGKRDVFIEGDDTRDGKESEADRFARDFLIPSTSYQQLVRLLPRSVDEVRRAAEELNIAPGIVVGRLQHDAMIPMNFFNELKRHVDWKRF